tcagttaagcacctgactcttgttttcggttcaggtcacaatctcacagtttgagggatggagccccacgttaggctctgtgctgacaacgtgaagcctgcttaagactcccctcccccacacatgcacgttctctctctctctctctctctctctctctctctctctctccgtccctctctctctctcaaaatcaatatttaaaataaaataaaataaaataaaataaaataaaataaaatagacctaGAGGCCTAGGTCAGGCAGTGCGGCATGATTCTAAGGGTTTCTAAACTTTCCTCCCCTACGTTCGTTTCAGCTCTTTAGGGGCGAGTACAGTATAGGGAAAAAAGCCTAGGTTCGGAATAATGTagacatgggtttgaaccctcTTTCTCTGCTAAGCTGTGATAAACCCTTGGGCAAGCTGCTTCCTGTCTCTGGGCATTCCCCGTCTGTAAATTATGGTTGTTAGGAAGCCTACATGTAGAGCACTTGGCATATGGTAGGTGTtgagcaaacatttactgaacatccaCCAGATGCCAAGCTAAGTGTAGTGCTTTTCCATGTGGTACCATCTAGCCAGGATTCACTCTGTCTTCACCCACTCTCCTCCGCTCTTTCTCAGACTGCTGACATGGGGCTAACAGAAAACATCGGTGACAGCGGCCTCTGCTTTGAGTTGTGGTTTCGGCGGCGGCGTGCACGAGAGGCATACACTCTGCAGGCAGCCTCACCAGAGATCAAACTCAAGTGGACCAGTTCTATTGCCCAGCTGCTGTGGAGACAAGCAGCCCACAACAAGGGTACCgggcagggccaggggagggTGTGCTTGGGGTCAAGGTTATGGCAGGTTAGCCAGAGCATGTGGAGACCACTTGGGAAACAGGGTGTGGGATGGAGAAAGAATGACTTTGGAGATGTTTCAAGATCTGACTTGAGAGAGATTGCTGACATAGAAATTAGTGTAAGGTGTaccaaaaggaaagaggaagctaCCAATTTCAGGAAAGCAAGAGCAAATGGCGGGGCAAAAGGGAATGAGGGACAGCTCACTGGACCTGGGGTCCAGAATGTACTTGCTGGGTGACCTAGACCAGTACGTGTgtttctttttggggttttttggctggatttttgtttataattctctgaacctcattccactcatctgaaaaatggaaagtaaCAGCTACACTTTAGTGTGATAGGCCCGATTAAATAAGGTGATATATATGGATACACTTGGTAAACtataaatgtatgtaaaaatgaGGGGTTTGCTCTTAATGTCCACAATAAAGGGCAGAAGGTGAGTATTAGAAGGTGGGTGGCTGGAATGCCAAATAGGCAGAATGCAACAAATAAGATACAAGAGACGGATGTCTGAGGAGGAAGTCTAGGACCACCATCACCATCCGTGTAGTAACAGTCGACAGCAAGAGTAATAGGAGATACCAGATGAATGAGAATTGGCAAGGAGCAAAAGAAGTGTCTCCCATTCCAGTGCTAGGGCTTGGAGCGAAGAGGGGCTGAAGGAGGTTGGTAACAGGGTCTCTGTTCCCTAGAGCTCCGAGTGCAGCAGATGGTCTCCATGGGCATTGGGAATAAACCCTTCCTGGACATCAAAGCCCTTGGGGAGCGGACGCTGAGTGCCTTGCTCACTGGAAGAGGTGAGGGCCAGAGTGCTGGGGGGGTGGCCCCCAGAAGTCAAGACCTTGAGAGTGAGGGCACAGTGGGGAGGCATGGTGGAAAAGTAAGGAAGGGTAATGAGTGGACATGTCCTCCCAGAAATTGTGGGACTGACTGGGAGGCCCTCTATGAGACTGAGGGTCACTTCAGAGAGCCGGGAGGGCTTTCCCacaccaccaccccaccaccaccccccctctCTGCAGCCGCCCGCACCCGGGCTTCCGTGGCCGTGTCATCCTTTGAGCATGCCGGCCCTTCCCTTCCCGGCCTCTCACCGGGAGCCTGCTCCCTGCCTGCCCGCGTCGAGGAGGAGGCCTGGGATCTGGACGTCAAGCAAATTTCCCTGGGTGAGGCACCTCTCAAGGGGTGGCTCTCAACAGCTGGGTCATCGTGGTGATATTCAGGCTGCTTGCTGCTAAGCAATTCCTTTTTCTAGCCAAGTAGCCCAGTTGCCATGACAACTATGTACAGCTTCCCCATTGCTAAAAGAGCTTTCCATCTGGTTGCTAGGGTAATGCTTACAGCAGCCTGTTGCTAAGAAGCACTtcctctgtacctctctctctagctctcctTGAGTTTCTATGGAAACTGCTCAGCTTCCTGTTGTACCCTCCTGGTTCACCACGGCAATCCTTATAGTTTCCTGTCGCTTCTTCCCTGGTTGCTCTAATGATGCTGCTGACAATTTCCTGCCTCTTGGTAGGGGGGTTCTCTTGCAAATGGATTGCTATGGTGACTCACAGCTTCCTGTTGCTATGGAGCTTTTTCTTCCCTGATGGAGCAGCTTGGTTGCTTAAGGTAATCTAGAGGGGTTCTATACCCTGCTCTCACCCTAgcttcccctccagccccagaaACACTTGACTCTTCTGGAGATGTGTCCCCAGGACCAAGAAACAGCCCCAGCCTGCAACCCCCCCACCCTGGGAGCAGCACTCCCACTCTGGCCAGTGGAGGGATCTTAGGGCTGTCCCGGCAGGTAAGTCCCTGCGTTAGGGCTGGGAATGGCGTGATCTCTTCAGCCACTTTCTGGGTGGGATATTCTGATCATTCAACCCACGGGGGCAGGGGGAACCAATGAGCCTGTGCACCCAGCAAGACCGCAGGTTGTATATATTGTCcagtctgccttcctcctctcccacagGCTTGGCTGAGAGGCATCAAGGTCAGAAGTAAAAAGGAATCTTAAGTAAAGAgcatagggggcacctggctggctcagtcagttaaaagtccgactcttgacttcggttcaggtcatgatctcgtggtttgtgggactgaaccccccacattgggctctgtgctgacagcatggagcctgcttgggattctctctctgtctccctctgtctccttctgccactcccccactcatgctctctctcaggataaataagtaaacttgataaaaaaaaaagtaaacttaattaaaaaaaaaaagcatagtgcAGGAGTGGATGGAAAGGGGGTAATGCCAACAGCATTTGGACTTGGATTAAACCAGCAAAATTCAGGAACTttgaggaggaggacagagaggtgAATTGGCAGGCTTAGGAGATGGGGAGGAGTATAGAAAAGAGGACGTTTCCTTAGCCTTTAAGTTCACTGCACTTCCTCTCCTTGCAGAGTCATGCCCGAGCCCTGAGCGACCCCACTACACCTCTGTGACCTGGGTGAGTCCCTACCCCTTCACTACATCCAGCATGCCTTCCCTTTTGCGCGTGCTGCCCTCCTCCCGGCTGCTTGGAAGTCAGCTTCTCCCCTCTCCCAACctatctccctcttctctcctggcTTCTAGAGAAGATGGAGAACTTGGCTCCAGCCTCCCTCTCAGCACATTTTGGGCTGGGATGGCAGTGGGACATAGTGGAGGACTGGAAGGGCACTGAAtgcttcctttcctctgcttcctggacAGAGAGGAGGTCCAATGACCGGCGTGTTTCCCCGCTGCTATCTCTAGCGCTCTCCAGCCGAGTGCCTTCCTGCAGGAACCAGAGTGACCACACTTGCTTGCCTTCATACTCTGGAGGTGGAGTATGATCCCTCATCCAGTCCTGCCCCATCCTGGGCTGCTGCATACTCCCAGGACACGGTTCCATGTCAGCCTGAGTTCTCCCCTTCGTCCCATCCCACCCCAACTCTCCCTGAGAACACTCATCTCTGCCAGGTCAGCTGTTGTTCCTGGTGACTCCATTCTGGGGTGTCACAGGAAACAGAGCTATGCAAACCATTataggagggtggggtggggaactgCAAACTTTATACATGTAATTACTGTTATTATAATACTATtgttatattaaatgtatttactcacgctttgtctcagcAGAGCTAGAGCAGACCTCTGCATTGAGGTGATACTGCTAACTTGAGCACTTCCCCTTCCCCAACCACTAActagaacacagaaaataaaaccaaggcTTCGAGGTACCCAGTACCCGTACAGGCCCTGGGTGTAGGAGAATGTGCTTCTTCACAGTGGCGTCTAGAGGCTCAGTGCACCCTTTGAAGTTTCTCCTCTCTCACTGCACCTACTTCTTGAGGCTGAGCTGGTCACAGTCAAGCTGGGATCCAGCACAGTCCAGCAGTTCTCAAAATGAGGTCCTTAGACCACAGTGCATGAGAATCTCCTAGGCTACTTGTTAAATGCTAATTCCTGGCCCTGCCCCAGAGTTGCTGAAGCCAAAAGTTTGAGGGTAAAGCCCAAGATTCCTCATTTCTCATTAAGCTCTTTGGGTGTGATTACTAAGTGCCTGAAGTGAATTATTTCTGAACAAAATGGCTGATGGAGGACAGGACATAGGCAGACAGACACAGTGCCCTGTGCCTCAAGACACCTGTTTATTGGGGACACAACTCTGCGACAGGGATGACAGTAATCGTACCAAAAATAGCGACGTCTACAGGGCCCCTGAAGGGGCTAGAAGGGtacagtgccccccacccccacccattgtacaaaaataaactctcacGCCTATGGACCAGCAAAGACTGGCAGAGCGGCTCCTCAACAGGGACACAGCCCTCTGCCAGCCCTGGGACCCCGTTCTTTGATCCTCACCCCTGCCACTTCTAAGGCACTGTGACTCCCCTGGGCTGGGTGGGTAGCGCCCGCCCACCCTCCTAcgccctccaccccctccacctcTGGTCCGCCTGGGGCTGGGATATGGGTCCCACgctgccccctgctggctgcTCTACCCAACTACCTCTAGCGCTCCCCCGCTCCCGCGGGGTAAGCTCACTAAGCTAACCGCCCCTAAGAGGGCTCCCTACCGTTCCTGTCCCCCCAGCCCCGCCTCTCCTGATCTCGACAGCCCGgggccctcctccccttcctgcgGAGGACTGGGAGGGGTCTCTCCCGACTGTACAGGGGTGTAGGACGGGGACGCATCGGCCTGGGGCGGCCTGCGGCCCCGAGCCCTGCGGCTGTGGTGCACTTGCAGGTGCAAGGCCATGAGCTCAGGCGCTCCAGTGGCGAAGGGGCAGAAGAGGCATCGGTGGAGGGCACCCCCCGGCCCAGCCTCGCCTCCTGGCCCCGCCCGCAGGGACAGGTCCAGGGGTTCGGCCTCACCGCCTCGCCCGTTGCGCAGGGTCCTCCCGGGGCTGGCAGGCTTCCGACGGGACCCCGGCGCAGCGCTCGAAGGGGGCCGGGGGTTCGCCGCGCCCTCCACCCAGGTCGCAGGCTGCGGAGCTGTCTTGGCTCCCGATGGCTGTGCGGAACCCCGCTGGGAAGGGGGCGGTGGCTCCGGGGGCGGTCCGGGGCCTGCTCCGCTTCTCTGCTCTCGGTGGTGGCGCTGCAGGTGATACTTGAGCGAGCCGGATTGGGTGCCCGCGTAGTCGCAGTGCGGACACTTGTAGGGGCGCTCGCCTGGAGAAACGGGTGGGACAGGGTCACAGAGGCACAATCACCGCTCACCCCCACCCACATTTCGCTCTAGGTACAGACCCCTCTggaccagaagaaaaaaaaaaacaaaaaacactgccaccccaccccctctgaTTTAACAAAGCAGCAAGCGGACCTGGTACCCCTCtcatctctcttcctgccctccaattccctccccaccccagagacTGGTCCTCTCACCTGTGTGCACTCGCAGGTGCACTTTAAGGTGATGCGCTGAGCGGAAAGATTTTCCACAGAAGGGGCAATCCTTTCCTGTGGCTCCCCGGCCCCCTTCAGGCCGGGACCCTCCAACTAACAGCCCATTCTCTTCTGCAATACACACATTAAGGAAGTCAGAATGGCCCTTTGCCCTAACCCTATCGGGGCCATGCGTCCCCACACCCACCCTTTAGGATTCCTTCCCCTCCAGGCCCAGAAGCAAACAGTACATTTAAGGGAACCTGAGGGGGTGGATTTGTTGTGAGTGGTGCTGTGCCTGTGAAAAGTGGCCTCCAGGAgcgaaaaaaaatggagaattaaGAGACAGGTCTTTTTAaaaggaggggacaggagggcagTGGTGGCATCAGAGTGGGCCCAGGGTGTGGAAACCTTGGAGAGAAAAGACCCCTTACATACCCTGCGTGGCGGTGGACCTTGCTTGGGTCCCCGCGGCAGGCGCAGAGTGCCCTGGCCCCTCGCCTGGGCGGGGATGCAGTGAAGCCAGAGGGCCCAACGCCCTGCTCCGGGCCCAGGTCTCCTCCTCCGCCTCCaccacctcctcttcctcctctggctcCTCGGCGCGATGCCGGCGAGCCCGGGCCGGGAGAGTGGAGGGCAGTGGGCGGAAGCCTCCGAAGCTGCGGCCAGCCCCAGGCTCAGCGCCCTCACCATTGGGCCGGGCCTCGCCAGCTCGCAGGCTCAGATAGCCCAGGAGACTCGGAGGCTCACGGCGCTCTGCCGGAGTGGGTGCTGGGGCCAAGAGGAGCGCGGGGCCCAGTGGCTCATAGGCCAGCAGGCCCAGGTCAGGAGGCTGAGGGGCCCGGGCCGCCCCGGAACCAGGACCCGGGGCACGCAACGGGCCCAGCTTGCTGGCGTGCACCTTCATGTGGTTCttaaggaaccagggctccttgaagCAGCGGCCACACACGGGACACGCGTGATCGAAGGAGGCCTTGTGCTTGCGCATGTGGCCCTTGAGAAACCAGGACTGCGTAAAGCTCTGGCCACACACTTGACAGCGGAACTCCGGGGGTGCTGGGGTGTCCTCGGGAGCAGCAGGAGCGGGGGCGGGAGCTGCCTCACGTTCGGGCTCCGGCTCAGACTCTGGGACCGATCTGGGTTCAGGTTGGGGtggaggctgaggctggggcGCAGCCGAGGAGGCCGCCAGGGGGCGCTCAGGAGCTCCGTGGGCCGTCAGGCTGTGATGCAGCAGCTCCTCCTCCTGGCTGGAGCCAAAACTGCACAGGCCGCACTTCCAGGGCCTGTGCAGGATGTGCAGGTGGCGTTCGCGCTCCGCCGCGGTGCGAAACTTGCCTTTGCAGAAAGGGCAACGGAAAGTGGACGACGAAGGAGCCTGGGGCCGCGCCAGGCCTTCGGTGGCAGGGGTGGACTGCATGCCCCCTGAACTTCGGGCTCTCCCCAGCCGGGCCTCGCGCAGTAGCGCGCGCTCCTCCAACTCCAGCAACAGGCGTGCGGCCGGGCTACGCGGGCGCTCGGGCTGGTGCGTGCGCAGGTGAGAGCGCAGCAGGGCCCGCTGCGCTGCGCGGTGGCCACAGTGCGGGCACTGGAAGGCCTGGGCGCCCGGGTGCGCCCGCAGGTGCAAAGCCAGGATAGAGTTGAAGCGGAAGCGCTTCCCGCATACAGGGCAGGGGAAGCGCCTTTCGCCTGCGCGACTCTCGGACCAGCCCACTGCTCCCATCCCTGGAGACCCGGCGCTCACGCCTGGCCCGTTGGAGTAGCGCTGCAGATCCAGTTCGCCGTCGAACGCTGGCGGCGAGGGCGCTAAGTGGCCGCCCGGGGCACGGGGACGTGAGCCCTGTGAAAAAAGATGGTAACAGTGCAAGGGGTGGAGAACGGAGAGCTGTGGGAAAAGCAAGGGCGCAGAAGGCCTGTCTCTCTTCTGAGGGAGGGTGGGTTGGGGCCTGAATCAAGAACACCAAGTGCCCTTCCCACTCACCGTGGGGGAGGTGGGATGTGAATGGGAATTGAGCTGTTGGGGCCACAGACATAACTTCTAATAatgggaggtcagagagagagagaaacagggagggggaggagtatAGTTGTAAGTACTTGCAGGTTCAAGCCAGAGCTTCTTCACTCACCTCCATGGACCCCCTTCACATTCTTTGGTTCTTGGGAGtgcagggaagaggaggaggaaaagctGCTAGTGAAGGCAACAGGTGCTGAAGAGCTAAAGCAAGGGAGACAGATTTGGAGGAAAAGATGAGCCCTGGTTTTCAGCAGTGGAAAGAGGCACCCCCAACCCCATACTCTTAGCACTCTTAGCTGAAACCTATCCCTTCATTCTCCTTCCTTGTATCCTGAGACAGGAGGGGACTACTGTCTTCAAAACTTGTACTCCTTGATTTGCCCAGCCCACAGGCTCCCTGATAACCCAGCTGTCTTCCCCcaaattattcattttacatGCTTAGtccaaaccaccaccaccaccaccacctctgccactaaccaccaccaccaccaccaccaactaccaccaccatcaccaccccctGGTGGTGGAAACCATCACAATACACCCCTCTCTCATTTAAGTCGGACTATACAGCTTGATGAGCAAATGGGGTGGGCCTGCCATGCTCCCCAGTTATCCAAGTGGGACTAGTTGCTCTCAGACCCCTAACTGACCAGCCAGCCAAACAACCTTCCATACTCCACAGTCCTTCCTTCTGCCCTTatcctgtctttctgtcttttccccctcattctccctccctccgcctGGATTCCTGATCCATTCATTTCCATTCATTACAGAGACTCATTCATGCATGGGAGAGAAACACCTCCCAGCAGCAGAGAGTctggagacagacagagggggaggggcatgaagggggagagagccagagggagagggaatgaagagagagttgggggaggaGTGGAAGTTAAGGGGCTCTGCTGGCCTGGGAAAGGGGTTAAAAACTGCAAATACCGGATAGGATTCATCCCCGTGTTTCAAACCTTGGAGCCTGCAGTTTGATGGGGCATCTCAGCCCCTTTGTCCAGGGCTGTTCCGAGGCAGGCTTTCCTCCTCTCTGCAGGGGAGAGGCTCCCTCACACAAGAGGAGGATTACACTGGCTCTGAGCTCAAGAGGCTGGAGTGAGGgacggggggcggggctgggccaTCTGCACAGATAGGGGCTCAGCACATGCTCTGAGCAGGAAAGGGTTAAAATTCTCCAGGCTGAAATTCCCTGGGCCTGGGATGTGCAGAGCTCCAGTTCTGAGGAAGGAGAAGAGCACTgagaagatgggggggggggggggggggagggctctcCTGATTCTAAGCTGCAGAGGTTAGCATTAGGACTTAGAAACAACCCCAGAATTAACATTCATAGAAATAGGCCTGAGAGGACAACCAGAAGTCAGCCAGCCTAACTTCCTACTTACATATAGAATTGTGTCTGGTCGAGGCCAGATGAATGTAGACCTAACCTATTTTTCTTGCCTGAGATAGAAAGAATATTTGAGATATAAAGAACTTCCTTACAATAGCCATTGTGAAACTGAAATGGGttactgagaaagaaaaggacTCAAGCATTACTTTGCTTAAGGATCTTTAACAGAAGAGAACTGGGCCAGGAGTCAGCCCTCCTTATCAGCAAAGAGAAAAGCCTCTGGAGGTCCAagccttctttaatttttgacatttaatgAATGTGATAAGAGTCTATGAAGGGGCAGGTACCTGTTACATGTGAAATCTGGGTTAAGGGAATTTTATGAACAGGAGGTTGACTGGCAAAGTGTCCTCATCCAAGGGTCACTAAACAACCTCCACCACCATctttaatatttgcatttctgtagtTCCAAATTAGAGCATCCATGGTCATCTTCTGGATCCTCCAAATAAACCCCTTTCCTGAGACTAAGAGCCCAGCTAGACTCAGTGAGTAGTGTCAGGAAAGGTGAATTAAAGAGTAGGACCAAGGAGTACAGGGTATTGTGGGTCCAGTCTGACTATTAATAGCCCTGCAACCTTCAGTAAATCACTTAACCTcccagtttactcatctgtaaaacaagaagGTTGAACTAATTTATACTGATGGTCCCTTCCAGCTTGAAAATTTGTGGTTCTGAGTCACAGGACTCTTCTGGACCCCAGAGGGATGTTGAAATAAATGGTCATCCCTTCAGTACCATGGAGAGTGCAGTGGGCTACCAGAGGAGCCACTTTGGCCACCTCAGTACCATAGAAAGAGCTAGGAAGTGCTAGAAGGGCCACATTTGCCATTTTAGCACCACAGATAAAGCACTGAGAAAAGctagaggatttttaaaaattcctatctGGGAACCATGGGGAAGCGGGCCGGGGGAACAGTGATACCAGAGGGATTATTTTGGCCTTTTGGATGTCActgaaaatagataaatgtaatagaaaataGATGTAACTAGAAGAATTTTAATTAGCTATAAGGAGTGTCCTGACAGTTACAGTTTGTACATCCTGGAATGAGTTACTGAGGCATCGTATTTGGGTCCATCACATTCTGTTGCTCTC
This window of the Prionailurus viverrinus isolate Anna chromosome B3, UM_Priviv_1.0, whole genome shotgun sequence genome carries:
- the ZNF219 gene encoding zinc finger protein 219 isoform X1, encoding MEGSRPRAPGGHLAPSPPAFDGELDLQRYSNGPGVSAGSPGMGAVGWSESRAGERRFPCPVCGKRFRFNSILALHLRAHPGAQAFQCPHCGHRAAQRALLRSHLRTHQPERPRSPAARLLLELEERALLREARLGRARSSGGMQSTPATEGLARPQAPSSSTFRCPFCKGKFRTAAERERHLHILHRPWKCGLCSFGSSQEEELLHHSLTAHGAPERPLAASSAAPQPQPPPQPEPRSVPESEPEPEREAAPAPAPAAPEDTPAPPEFRCQVCGQSFTQSWFLKGHMRKHKASFDHACPVCGRCFKEPWFLKNHMKVHASKLGPLRAPGPGSGAARAPQPPDLGLLAYEPLGPALLLAPAPTPAERREPPSLLGYLSLRAGEARPNGEGAEPGAGRSFGGFRPLPSTLPARARRHRAEEPEEEEEVVEAEEETWARSRALGPLASLHPRPGEGPGHSAPAAGTQARSTATQEENGLLVGGSRPEGGRGATGKDCPFCGKSFRSAHHLKVHLRVHTGERPYKCPHCDYAGTQSGSLKYHLQRHHREQRSGAGPGPPPEPPPPSQRGSAQPSGAKTAPQPATWVEGAANPRPPSSAAPGSRRKPASPGRTLRNGRGGEAEPLDLSLRAGPGGEAGPGGALHRCLFCPFATGAPELMALHLQVHHSRRARGRRPPQADASPSYTPVQSGETPPSPPQEGEEGPGLSRSGEAGLGGQER
- the ZNF219 gene encoding zinc finger protein 219 isoform X2, producing MGAVGWSESRAGERRFPCPVCGKRFRFNSILALHLRAHPGAQAFQCPHCGHRAAQRALLRSHLRTHQPERPRSPAARLLLELEERALLREARLGRARSSGGMQSTPATEGLARPQAPSSSTFRCPFCKGKFRTAAERERHLHILHRPWKCGLCSFGSSQEEELLHHSLTAHGAPERPLAASSAAPQPQPPPQPEPRSVPESEPEPEREAAPAPAPAAPEDTPAPPEFRCQVCGQSFTQSWFLKGHMRKHKASFDHACPVCGRCFKEPWFLKNHMKVHASKLGPLRAPGPGSGAARAPQPPDLGLLAYEPLGPALLLAPAPTPAERREPPSLLGYLSLRAGEARPNGEGAEPGAGRSFGGFRPLPSTLPARARRHRAEEPEEEEEVVEAEEETWARSRALGPLASLHPRPGEGPGHSAPAAGTQARSTATQEENGLLVGGSRPEGGRGATGKDCPFCGKSFRSAHHLKVHLRVHTGERPYKCPHCDYAGTQSGSLKYHLQRHHREQRSGAGPGPPPEPPPPSQRGSAQPSGAKTAPQPATWVEGAANPRPPSSAAPGSRRKPASPGRTLRNGRGGEAEPLDLSLRAGPGGEAGPGGALHRCLFCPFATGAPELMALHLQVHHSRRARGRRPPQADASPSYTPVQSGETPPSPPQEGEEGPGLSRSGEAGLGGQER